A section of the Pochonia chlamydosporia 170 chromosome 2, whole genome shotgun sequence genome encodes:
- a CDS encoding ankyrin repeat protein (similar to Verticillium alfalfae VaMs.102 XP_003000976.1) codes for MDAQNAAESDQTRPAGASSQQRPASEAENKPEAAVKTESPGKDPKSKTAAADETSSSTARPDDAPEDRDSDAETIVLPGKDGHSPSKARKVRQEDKSESDGDAAKGKPANGNGKHSHEADRAATSASGNRLVEGARKKRPSVSAESSLDKDRRYRAKEAASSGLSSAPTSPPHNQQNQHHHPSRRRRSDAAAAAAAAVSSQSDSEHSHKTSSKSSLREKLKSGERLVPHKRKAPKVESDEEADLRKARRQRTTSAGLDSGRHRDPRSSHSKHDGRNRSASPPPRQHRRSISTQLPSQSSNGLGTKKRRLPPPLQSTDYQSDDSSTGGSPHPRSSKLRSLATPASAEANVSPAKMGPHKKHLDAHGQTLLARACARGEYDGAKQRLHERPEDLNVADYAGNTPLQIAAINGCEDIVKLLIDAGCNLDCVNYDKDTPLLDAVDNGHLGVVKLLLDAGVNPRKANVNGEEPIDRVSDDTDNAEEIRAALSEAKKRQGDRRRTSEDRHSHTDPHDARDSHAPDSPRHSPAATTSAATSRRSGTVRSTKTRNDLLYMPLDDKTLRQAAGRGDEETVARILQVKEGYDDPESMVAAARGGHDLVIQLLLGLGGANADPGPVASLPAEFATPILAAIGQENIKVVELLLEQQGFDPTRRFKGETYYEIARRRQGTNWKDEETKLKEAYDEYKRSHKDSLKTKSPGGRRDKFSRRDDAKEESKSSRRRMSSPSRDVELKKRPSKLVSPRDKRRSNSINNRGDEEFQKKGPGRPKKEHSAISDRELSPAVSHKGHKAKRAESDVAALSSEGEAAKPRRKLVSKGELRGERDKHKRISSQNEPSSPRDSRSDDAPEKTRLSEKYHDRAKALKRDESRDRPSGDGSTKRHRTSVTPDRPSDVDKDGNEIPVKRRRLDAEGQEPRQKRVFSEDGRPRKSSSSRDASSKASSTSGQKERNDGKKRDVDSRASGQPASGEKSIHVKSEDIDVPMPDLEPAKDTESLQSDVAKQVEEAEQARLKKEAEEEAARKKKEEEKEEEERKRIEAEESKKREEEAARKAEEEKKRQEEEEARKRKAQEERERREAAQREEEEKRKRLEEEKRKKEEEERRQREEDERLHREQLEREAAEAARRQREEEERKERERRERAHREEMERKRAAREAEQRRIREEQERARLEKLPPLLRWLDMHPGPKTGAIAEHFKHMLGVRYDTIRPAATGTVEGREQWLLNTNVALLLGEKDLDLSRYTAWERAPVNRLAKITIWRTEWPRYSLLSEKLWDLGRQLPGYYGEADPSNLDFYTKQQLKTAAWEKFAALDMFFVKLSDFLYTVPNIPHLRNLRIAVEYRELLENESQLIGWKSTQKWKQDPGTERFHGFAPRNKYYVNGLSVGEDLPTTHQTSKTPFPEKRVPRRGLVQVFPDDPDYERICLEQGLEPLVKGLQTPSLPNGVHSSPTMQTMVTPSKPSINGTNGHANGTKLNGIHGNSA; via the exons ATGGATGCGCAGAATGCTGCCGAGTCGGACCAGACGAGGCCTGCTGGCGCTTCCTCTCAGCAGCGGCCAGCCTCTGAGGCTGAAAACAAACCCGAGGCCGCTGTGAAGACCGAATCACCAGGGAAGGATCCAAAGTCTAAGactgccgccgccgacgagACCTCCTCGTCGACTGCACGCCCAGACGATGCACCGGAAGACCGCGACTCGGACGCCGAGACAATCGTGTTGCCGGGCAAAGATGGCCACTCACCATCAAAAGCCCGGAAAGTTAGGCAGGAGGACAAGAGCGAGAgcgatggtgatgctgccaaaggCAAACCCGCCAACGGAAATGGCAAACACTCCCATGAAGCTGACCGGGCTGCAACCTCCGCATCTGGCAACCGGCTCGTCGAAGGTGCAAGGAAGAAACGCCCATCAGTCTCCGCTGAATCTTCCCTCGACAAGGACCGTCGGTATCGCGCCAAGGAAGCTGCTTCCAGCGGTTTGAGCTCTGCCCCGACCTCCCCTCCTCATAATCAACAaaatcaacatcaccaccctaGTCGACGGCGGCGTTCTgacgctgccgctgccgctgccgctgccgttTCTTCACAATCAGATTCTGAACACTCTCAcaaaacatcttcaaagtcatCTCTACGCGAAAAACTCAAGTCAGGTGAACGTCTAGTGCCGCACAAACGCAAAGCCCCGAAGGTCGAGTCTGACGAAGAGGCCGATCTTCGCAAGGCGCGTCGTCAACGTACCACAAGTGCTGGTCTCGATAGTGGTCGACATAGGGATCCCAGATCGTCCCATTCAAAGCATGACGGCAGAAATCGATCCGCTTCGCCTCCACCTCGACAACATCGACGAAGCATATCCACACAACTGCCGTCACAGTCATCAAACGGCTTGGGTACCAAGAAGCGACGACTGCCTCCACCTCTACAATCTACAGACTACCAATCGGACGACTCGTCCACTGGCGGTAGTCCTCATCCTCGCAGCTCCAAACTACGCAGTCTCGCCACTCCAGCTTCAGCGGAAGCCAATGTCTCGCCTGCCAAGATGGGACCGCACAAGAAGCACCTGGACGCTCACGGGCAGACTTTACTAGCGCGTGCCTGTGCCCGTGGAGAGTACGATGGGGCAAAGCAAAGGTTGCATGAACGGCCAGAAGATTTGAATGTGGCCGACTACGCTGGTAATACTCCACTTCAGATTGCCGCAATTAATGGCTGTGAGGACATCGTGAAGCTCCTGATCGACGCTGGATGTAATTTGGACTGTGTCAACTACGACAAGGACACTCCTTTACTAGATGCGGTTGATAACGGTCACCTGGGCGTAGTGAAGCTGCTTCTCGATGCAGGTGTCAACCCTCGGAAGGCCAATGTAAATGGAGAGGAGCCCATCGATCGTGTCAGCGACGATACCGACAACGCCGAGGAAATCCGTGCCGCGCTTTCGGAAGCCAAGAAACGACAGGGTGACAGACGGAGAACCTCTGAAGATCGGCATTCACATACGGATCCCCACGACGCCCGTGACTCTCACGCCCCCGACAGCCCACGGCACTCTCCAGCTGCCACAACCTCAGCTGCCACAAGCCGTCGAAGCGGCACCGTTCGCTCCACCAAGACCAGGAATGATTTGCTGTACATGCCCTTGGACGACAAAACACTACGACAAGCCGCCGGTCGCGGTGATGAGGAAACCGTCGCCCGCATCCTGCAAGTAAAAGAAGGATATGATGACCCTGAATCGATGGTAGCTGCAGCCAGAGGGGGCCATGATTTGGTCATTCAGCTCTTGCTGGGCCTAGGCGGTGCAAACGCAGACCCAGGCCCTGTTGCCTCGCTTCCTGCCGAGTTTGCCACGCCTATCCTAGCAGCTATTGGACAGGAAAATATTAAGGTAGTAGAGTTACTTTTAGAACAGCAAGGTTTCGATCCCACGCGGCGTTTCAAGGGAGAAACTTATTACGAAATTGCCCGAAGACGACAGGGCACGAACTGGAAAGACGAAGAGACTAAGCTCAAGGAAGCATATGACGAATATAAACGATCTCACAAAGATAGTCTTAAAACGAAATCTCCAGGGGGTCGCCGCGACAAGTTCTCAAGGCGGGAtgatgccaaggaagaatcGAAGTCCAGCAGGCGACGAATGTCAAGCCCGTCTCGAGATGTAGAACTAAAGAAAAGGCCGTCAAAATTGGTCAGCCCCCGGGATAAGAGACGCTCCAATTCTATCAACAATAGGGGAGATGAGGAATTCCAAAAGAAAGGACCTGGTCGACCAAAAAAGGAGCATTCGGCAATTTCAGACCGTGAGCTGTCTCCCGCAGTGTCTCACAAGGGCCACAAGGCGAAACGGGCTGAGTCAGACGTTGCTGCTCTGTCttcagaaggagaagcagctaAACCAAGACGAAAGCTTGTTTCCAAGGGTGAACTCCGTGGGGAACGGGATAAGCATAAGCGAATTTCGTCACAAAACGAACCTTCTAGCCCACGAGATTCTAGAAGCGACGATGCACCCGAGAAGACGAGACTTTCGGAGAAATACCACGACCGTGCCAAAGCGCTTAAACGCGATGAATCACGAGATCGACCGTCAGGCGATGGCTCGACAAAGAGGCATCGTACAAGTGTAACACCGGATCGCCCAAGCGATGTCGACAAAGATGGTAACGAGATTCCCGTCAAAAGACGCCGCCTGGACGCCGAGGGTCAGGAACCCCGCCAGAAACGAGTATTCTCCGAAGATGGTCGACCTCGCAAATCTAGCTCATCTCGCGACGCATCCTCCAAGGCGTCGTCCACGTCTGGGCAGAAGGAACGCAACGATGGCAAGAAGCGTGATGTGGATTCCAGGGCTTCCGGCCAGCCGGCTTCTGGCGAAAAGTCTATACACGTTAAGTCCGAAGATATAGATGTACCCATGCCAGATTTGGAACCTGCCAAGGATACCGAATCTCTGCAATCGGATGTCGCAAAACAAGtagaagaagcagagcaaGCCAGgctgaagaaggaagctgaggaagaagccgccagaaagaagaaggaggaagagaaagaggaggaagaaagaaagcgTATTGAGGCAGAAGAGAGTAAgaaacgagaagaagaagctgctcggaaggccgaggaagaaaagaaacgccaggaagaagaggaagccaGGAAGCGCAAGGCGCAGGAAGAACGTGAACGTCGTGAGGCGGCCCAACgcgaagaggaagagaaaaggaaGCGActggaagaggagaagaggaagaaagaggaggaggagcggAGGCAGCGCGAGGAAGACGAGCGACTCCACAGAGAACAGTTGGAACGCGAAGCCGCCGAAGCAGCCCGGCGTCAAcgcgaagaagaggagcgGAAAGAGCGCGAGCGTCGTGAGCGTGCCCATCgagaagagatggaacgGAAGCGGGCTGCGCGGGAGGCGGAGCAGAGGCGCATTCGCGAGGAACAGGAACGTGCTCGGCTTGAGAAgctccctcctctcctccgcTGGCTGGACATGCATCCCGGACCAAAGACCGGCGCCATTGCCGAACATTTCAAGCATATGTTGGGAGTACGATATGATACGATCCgaccagcagcaacagggACTGTTGAGGGTCGTGAGCAGTGGCTTCTTAACACAAACGTGGCTCTTCTTTTGGGCGAGAAAGACCTCGACCTGTCAAGAT ATACTGCATGGGAACGAGCGCCCGTGAACCGTCTGGCCAAAATCACAATTTGGCGGACTGAGTGGCCTCGATATTCCTTGCTGTCAGAAAAGTTGTGGGATCTTGGTCGGCAACTTCCTGGCTACTATGGTGAGGCCGACCCTTCGAACCTGGACTTTTACACCAAGCAACAGTTGAAGACAGCTGCATGGGAGAAATTTGCAGCTTTGGACATGTTCTTCGTCAAG CTCTCCGATTTCCTATATACTGTGCCAAACATTCCGCATCTTAGGAACTTGCGGATCGCGGTGGAGTATCGCGAGTTACTGGAGAATGAATCTCAACTTATCGGATGGAAATCGACTCAAAAGTGGAAACAAGATCCTGGCACTGAGAGGTTTCACGGCTTTGCGCCCCGTAATAAGTATTATGTGAATGGGTTGTCTGTTGGCGAAGATTTGCCAACAACCCACCAAACCAGCAAGACACCTTTCCCGGAGAAACGTGTGCCTCGACGGGGCTTGGTGCAAGTCTTCCCCGACGACCCTGATTATGAACGAATATGCTTGGAGCAGGGCCTGGAGCCCTTGGTTAAGGGTCTGCAGACACCTTCACTCCCAAACGGCGTGCATTCGTCACCAACCATGCAGACAATGGTGACACCGTCTAAACCATCCATCAATGGCACGAATGGACACGCCAATGGGACGAAACTCAACGGCATCCATGGCAACTCTGCTTAA